Proteins encoded within one genomic window of Bemisia tabaci chromosome 2, PGI_BMITA_v3:
- the LOC109029961 gene encoding polyisoprenoid diphosphate/phosphate phosphohydrolase PLPP6 — protein MNKTQSMKTKGSVQQSGVKGKRTQTDALKLILKWDAYITDVIVRVISKYLPLRTFKKYYKGLEYSCHGVVWLASWLAMLWILWQPSLFQMQVNFFIGLITDIIFIALIKSFVRRKRPAANQPDTFTIGPDKYSFPSGHVSRAVYISLFFIHLYPLPTIFWMPLLSWASGVAASRILLHRHYLLDVLGGAGVGLVNSLLVYILWVGPDTASWLVRWISEERIDGELDNS, from the exons ATGAATAAAACT CAATCAATGAAAACCAAAGGCTCTGTGCAGCAAAGTGGTGTCAAAGGTAAAAGAACTCAGACTGATGCCTTGAAACTGATCCTCAAATGGGATGCGTACATCACTGATGTCATAGTACGAGTCATTTCAAAGTACCTGCCTTTGCGCACCTTTAAGAAGTATTACAAAGGACTGGAG TATTCCTGTCATGGTGTTGTGTGGCTTGCTTCATGGCTGGCAATGCTGTGGATATTATGGCAGCCCTCTCTATTTCAAATGCAAGTTAACTTTTTCATTG GTCTCATCACGGACATAATATTCATTGCACTGATCAAGTCATTCGTCCGCCGCAAACGGCCTGCAGCTAATCAGCCTGACACATTCACCATAGGCCCGGACAAGTACTCTTTCCCATCAGGTCATGTCTCCCGTGCAGTGTacatctctctctttttcatccACCTCTATCCTCTACCCACTATCTTCTGGATGCCGCTTCTCTCATGGGCATCAGGGGTGGCTGCCTCACGAATTCTTCTCCAtcgccattacttacttgatgttCTAGGAGGAGCTGGAGTTGGCTTGGTGAACTCCTTACTGGTCTATATTCTGTGGGTTGGCCCAGACACCGCGTCATGGCTTGTCAGGTGGATCTCAGAGGAGCGTATAGATGGGGAGCTTGATAATAGTTAG
- the path gene encoding proton-coupled amino acid transporter-like protein pathetic isoform X2 codes for MDLTKMDHQQMQVLPTRPRDAEAPAGTGHHEKGYWDPFKERKLDHATTDGETLTHLLKASLGTGILAMPAAFKNAGMITGIFATIIVSLVCTHCSYVLVKCAHSLYHRKKVTTMTFADVGEVAFANGPPWGRKFSKWARFSILFGLFLAYFGTCSVYTVIIAKNFKIVIEHHSHYNADIRFYIAVLLVPLILLSWIPNLKYLAPISMLANFLMAGGLGITFWYLVWDLPSVWERPQFASWETLPDFFSTTIFAIEAIGVIMPLENAMETPQHFVGICGVLNRGMSGVTMIYILLGFLGFLKFGDAAQDNITNNLDITQIAPQVANIFVAIAVFCTFGLQFFVCLEIGWDSVKGYFPKRQRFYNYIVRTVLVSGAVFLAIAVPTIGPFINLIGALCFSLLGLIIPVFIEFVTYWDVGFGSFNWIVWKNILVLIFGVLALVFGSATSIKGIAALYAPQGPVADGFNKTLENLSSYNTTSV; via the exons TGCAAGTGCTGCCGACACGGCCGCGGGACGCGGAGGCCCCCGCAGGGACCGGGCACCACGAGAAGGGCTACTGGGACCCGTTCAAGGAGCGGAAGCTAGACCACGCCACCACCGACGGCGAGACGCTCACCCATCTCCTCAAGGCCTCCCTCGGCACCGGGATCCTGGCCATGCCGGCCGCCTTCAAGAACGCAGGCATGATCACCGGCATCTTCGCCACCATCATCGTCTCTCTCGTCTGCACCCATTGCTCATACGTCCTG GTAAAATGTGCACACTCGCTGTATCATAGGAAGAAAGTGACTACAATGACCTTTGCAGATGTGGGAGAGGTTGCTTTTGCGAACGGACCTCCATGGGGCCGGAAATTCTCCAAATGGGCTAGATTCTCCATTCTCTTCGGTCTATTCTTAGCGTACTTCGGAACATGCAGTGTCTACACTGTTATcatagccaaaaatttcaagatt GTGATAGAGCATCATTCTCACTACAATGCAGACATACGGTTTTACATAGCGGTTCTGCTTGTCCCTCTCATTCTGCTCAGTTGGATCCctaatctgaagtacttagcgCCGATTTCTATGCTGGCCAACTTCCTCATGGCCGGTGGTCTGGGCATAACTTTCTGGTATCTTGTTTGGGACTTGCCAAGTGTCTGGGAGCGCCCGCAGTTTGCCTCCTGGGAGACCCTGCCTGATTTCTTTAGTACGACTATCTTTGCCATCGAAGCCATTGGTGTG ATAATGCCTTTGGAAAACGCCATGGAAACTCCTCAACACTTCGTTGGCATTTGTGGTGTTCTTAACCGAGGGATGAGTGGAGTTACGATGATTTACATCTTACTAGGTTTCCTTGGTTTTCTCAAGTTTGGAGACGCTGCTCAAGACAACATCACAAATAACTTGGATATCACACAAAT AGCTCCTCAAGTTGCCAATATCTTCGTAGCAATTGCTGTTTTCTGCACATTTGGTCTTCAATTCTTCGTATGCCTAGAAATTGGCTGGGATTCTGTCAAGGGCTACTTTCCGAAGAGACAAAGATTCTACAATTATATCGTCAGAACTGTGCTTGTTTCAGGAGCTG TGTTCTTGGCTATTGCAGTGCCAACAATAGGCCCATTCATCAATCTAATCGGAGCCCTCTGTTTCTCACTCCTGGGGCTCATAATTCCTGTTTTCATAGAATTCGTGACGTATTGGGACGTTGGATTTGGCTCCTTCAATTGGATAGTGTGGAAGAATATCCTAGTCCTCATTTTTGGAGTTTTAGCCCTAGTCTTTGGCTCGGCCACTAGTATCAAAGGGATTGCGGCACTGTATGCCCCGCAAGGTCCTGTGGCTGATGGATTCAACAAGACTTTAGAAAACCTATCAAGTTACAACACAACAAGTGTTTGA
- the LOC109029847 gene encoding uncharacterized protein yields the protein MQHSPTDIKDRLLRGLDEEYNVVDMGVVAEVISILEKMPITKEALEVTRLGKCVNLLRKKTDCESLAKRAKNLVKRWRNLVDLSGASQQNGAAVEKSVNPHEPLVESVPRTHAANKRLRKAEDDSCETYEPQKKKSRINGLTRSQPVIANAEGECSRREEPVPVEYFPPAEVQVPQDPPMEPPPGPKKRGRKKGSKNRSTLLKAAGTVPVDDDPIKEKIASISRTPKVKTTQELVAMLGSKTGELDVNVVPKDRSSSLKNSLKKDQSLSSKYLSQEDIPSTPDKPSSPIIIDNDSPTIEKLEPPPEDPPPIPPPKFNTVEEILSQLPPIDIDAISWDETPVPSPPASPVVTVDDLERLHGECVEGLNGVWEHSAPPAPLQSETFREWQEMVHRRSYHNDLLRILPYTVID from the exons ATGCAGCATTCTCCAACCGATATCAAGGATAGATTATTGAGAGGGCTAGACGAGGAATACAAT GTTGTGGACATGGGAGTCGTCGCAGAGGTCATTTCTATCTTGGAAAAGATGCCAATCACAAAAGAGGCCCTTGAG GTCACGAGATTGGGGAAATGTGTCAACTTGCTGCGAAAAAAAACAGACTGTGAGTCGTTGGCCAAGCGGGCGAAAAATTTGGTCAAACGTTGGCGTAACCTAGTTGACTTAAGTGGTGCTTCACAACAGAACGGTGCTGCCGTTGAGAAAAGCGTCAACCCTCATGAACCTCTAGTGGAATCCGTACCGCGTACACATGCAGCCAATAAGCGTCTCAGAAAAGCGGAAGATGACTCGTGTGAAACTTATGAGCCACAGAAGAAAAAGTCTCGAATCAATGGACTGACGCGCAGTCAACCTGTGATAGCCAATGCAGAAGGTGAGTGCAGCCGGCGTGAAGAACCTGTACCTGTAGAATACTTTCCTCCGGCAGAAGTGCAAGTGCCTCAAGACCCTCCCATGGAGCCTCCACCTGGCCCTAAGAAGCGCGGCCGCAAAAAAGGCTCTAAAAACCGAAGCACGCTTCTCAAAGCTGCAGGCACGGTCCCAGTCGACGATGATCCAATCAAAGAGAAGATAGCATCGATATCCCGCACACCCAAGGTCAAAACCACCCAAGAACTTGTTGCAATGCTTGGTTCCAAAACGGGCGAGCTGGATGTTAATGTTGTGCCCAAGGACCGAAGTTCTAGTCTtaaaaatagtttgaaaaaaGATCAAAGTCTTTCCAGTAAATACTTAAGTCAAGAAGACATCCCATCAACGCCAGATAAGCCTAGTTCACCAATAATAATTGATAATGATAGTCCTACAATAGAGAAATTAGAGCCACCTCCTGAAGATCCCCCACCTATTCCTCCGCCCAAATTTAACACCGTAGAAGAAATACTGTCACAGTTGCCCCCTATTGACATTGATGCCATATCCTGGGATGAAACACCCGTGCCTTCTCCGCCTGCAAGTCCAGTTGTGACTGTCGACGATTTAGAGCGTCTTCATGGTGAGTGTGTTGAGGGTCTTAACGGAGTGTGGGAGCACTCTGCACCTCCAGCACCACTGCAGAGTGAAACGTTTCGAGAGTGGCAGGAAATGGTTCACCGAAGATCCTACCACAACGACTTGCTTCGAATTTTGCCTTACACAGTGATCGATTAA
- the LOC109029999 gene encoding palmitoyltransferase ZDHHC3 codes for MQGDNDLLLNEYYVYANKEVEHNRCCGGLLWCIKDICGIICAILTWCLIMYAEFVVTLVILLPSPYPVYSYINLVIFQIFTFLAFVSHLRAMFTDPGAVPKGNATKELIQQMGFRDGQLIYKCPKCCSIKPERAHHCSVCQRCIRKMDHHCPWVNNCVGENNQKYFVLFTFYIAVISIHALFLCVNQFITCVHSEWRECSSYSPPATVILLLFLAFEALLFAIFTAVMLGTQLQAIWNDETGIEQLKKEEARWVKKSRWKSLQAVFGRFSLAWFSPFTKPQAKLKLENYLYSV; via the exons ATGCAGGGGGATAATGACTTGCTACTTAATGAATACTATGTCTACGCCAATAAGGAGGTGGAGCACAACAGATGTTGCGGAGGTCTCCTGTGGTGTATCAAG gaCATCTGTGGGATCATCTGCGCCATCCTGACTTGGTGCCTAATTATGTATGCGGAGTTCGTTGTTACCCTTGTTATTCTCCTGCCAAGTCCATATCCTGTGTACAGTTACATTAATTTGGTCATCTTTCAGATATTTACTTTTTTAGCCTTTGTCTCCCATTTAAGGGCTATGTTTACAGACCcg GGTGCTGTGCCAAAAGGGAACGCAACAAAAGAACTCATACAACAGATGGGGTTCCGCGACGGGCAGCTAATTTATAAGTGTCCAAAATGTTGTAGTATTAAGCCAGAAAGAGCACATCATTGCTCTGTGTGTCAAAG GTGTATAAGAAAAATGGATCACCATTGTCCATGGGTCAACAATTGTGTGGGTGAGAACAACCAAAAATACTTCGTTTTATTTACG ttctacATCGCTGTAATATCAATACATGCACTGTTCCTGTGTGTGAATCAATTTATAACATGCGTGCACAGTGAGTGGCGGGAATGTTCATCATATTCGCCTCCTGCCACTGTTATCCTTCTTCTGTTCCTAGCGTTTGAGGCATTGCTCTTCGCCATATTCACGGCTGTTATGCTGGGTACACAGCTCCAAGCTATCTGGAATGATGAAACT gGCATTGAACAGTTGAAAAAGGAGGAAGCTCGATGGGTTAAAAAGTCTCGATGGAAAAGTCTCCAAGCTGTGTTTGGGCGTTTTTCGCTAGCATGGTTCTCACCATTCACTAAACCTCAGGCAAAACTGAAGTTGGAAAACTACCTCTACTCAGTATAA
- the path gene encoding proton-coupled amino acid transporter-like protein pathetic isoform X1, with protein MEPSTGEPQATELDTFLPQDGSNKDGSSAKYKVQVLPTRPRDAEAPAGTGHHEKGYWDPFKERKLDHATTDGETLTHLLKASLGTGILAMPAAFKNAGMITGIFATIIVSLVCTHCSYVLVKCAHSLYHRKKVTTMTFADVGEVAFANGPPWGRKFSKWARFSILFGLFLAYFGTCSVYTVIIAKNFKIVIEHHSHYNADIRFYIAVLLVPLILLSWIPNLKYLAPISMLANFLMAGGLGITFWYLVWDLPSVWERPQFASWETLPDFFSTTIFAIEAIGVIMPLENAMETPQHFVGICGVLNRGMSGVTMIYILLGFLGFLKFGDAAQDNITNNLDITQIAPQVANIFVAIAVFCTFGLQFFVCLEIGWDSVKGYFPKRQRFYNYIVRTVLVSGAVFLAIAVPTIGPFINLIGALCFSLLGLIIPVFIEFVTYWDVGFGSFNWIVWKNILVLIFGVLALVFGSATSIKGIAALYAPQGPVADGFNKTLENLSSYNTTSV; from the exons GTACAAAGTGCAAGTGCTGCCGACACGGCCGCGGGACGCGGAGGCCCCCGCAGGGACCGGGCACCACGAGAAGGGCTACTGGGACCCGTTCAAGGAGCGGAAGCTAGACCACGCCACCACCGACGGCGAGACGCTCACCCATCTCCTCAAGGCCTCCCTCGGCACCGGGATCCTGGCCATGCCGGCCGCCTTCAAGAACGCAGGCATGATCACCGGCATCTTCGCCACCATCATCGTCTCTCTCGTCTGCACCCATTGCTCATACGTCCTG GTAAAATGTGCACACTCGCTGTATCATAGGAAGAAAGTGACTACAATGACCTTTGCAGATGTGGGAGAGGTTGCTTTTGCGAACGGACCTCCATGGGGCCGGAAATTCTCCAAATGGGCTAGATTCTCCATTCTCTTCGGTCTATTCTTAGCGTACTTCGGAACATGCAGTGTCTACACTGTTATcatagccaaaaatttcaagatt GTGATAGAGCATCATTCTCACTACAATGCAGACATACGGTTTTACATAGCGGTTCTGCTTGTCCCTCTCATTCTGCTCAGTTGGATCCctaatctgaagtacttagcgCCGATTTCTATGCTGGCCAACTTCCTCATGGCCGGTGGTCTGGGCATAACTTTCTGGTATCTTGTTTGGGACTTGCCAAGTGTCTGGGAGCGCCCGCAGTTTGCCTCCTGGGAGACCCTGCCTGATTTCTTTAGTACGACTATCTTTGCCATCGAAGCCATTGGTGTG ATAATGCCTTTGGAAAACGCCATGGAAACTCCTCAACACTTCGTTGGCATTTGTGGTGTTCTTAACCGAGGGATGAGTGGAGTTACGATGATTTACATCTTACTAGGTTTCCTTGGTTTTCTCAAGTTTGGAGACGCTGCTCAAGACAACATCACAAATAACTTGGATATCACACAAAT AGCTCCTCAAGTTGCCAATATCTTCGTAGCAATTGCTGTTTTCTGCACATTTGGTCTTCAATTCTTCGTATGCCTAGAAATTGGCTGGGATTCTGTCAAGGGCTACTTTCCGAAGAGACAAAGATTCTACAATTATATCGTCAGAACTGTGCTTGTTTCAGGAGCTG TGTTCTTGGCTATTGCAGTGCCAACAATAGGCCCATTCATCAATCTAATCGGAGCCCTCTGTTTCTCACTCCTGGGGCTCATAATTCCTGTTTTCATAGAATTCGTGACGTATTGGGACGTTGGATTTGGCTCCTTCAATTGGATAGTGTGGAAGAATATCCTAGTCCTCATTTTTGGAGTTTTAGCCCTAGTCTTTGGCTCGGCCACTAGTATCAAAGGGATTGCGGCACTGTATGCCCCGCAAGGTCCTGTGGCTGATGGATTCAACAAGACTTTAGAAAACCTATCAAGTTACAACACAACAAGTGTTTGA